A segment of the Cenarchaeum symbiosum A genome:
TTGCCCCCGAATTTTTCGGGGCGCTCTACCTCCATGGTCTTGTTCTCGTGGAATATTATCTGCCGCGCTATCTCGAGAAGCGGGTTGTTCTTTGTGTTTTTCTCCTCGCACCAGGCCTTTCTTATCTTTGAGCGCACCTCGTCGGATGTATCGTGCATGAATATCCCCGAGCCCGGGTCGGACTTGCTCATCTTGGCGGGCGCGGAGCTGTCCGCCGGCCGCGAAAGGCCGGGGAGCAGCCTCTGGTGGAGTGCCACTGGGACCTTCCAGCCCATCTTGGGGTAGATCTCCCGGACCAGCATGTGGATTCTTCTCTGGTCCATCCCCGCATGGGCAATGTCCACGTCCAGAAAGTGGATGTCGACTGCCTGCATGGCGGGGTATATCAGCTTGCCAAGGTCCAGCTTCTCGGCATCCTCCGACCTTCCCATTATCGTAAGGGCCCTCATTGTCCTGGCCAGGGGCATGTGCATTGTAAACCGGACAAGCTCCGTCCAGTATTCCGGGTGCTCGTCGTACAGATCAGTCCCGGTGATAATCTCGGCCGTGGGGCAGACTGCCCCAAACGCCCTCCTGTAATAGTCCGCCACCCGGGCGATCCTGTCCATGTCGCCCCCGAGCTTGTCGTTTATCATGGTGTGCCAGTCGGCAAGAAATATCGTACAGTCGACGCCGGCCTTTGCCAGGTCGTTTACCTTGTAGCCCGTGCTGACCAGGCTTCCAAGGTGCAGAAATCCCGAGATCTCGAGGCCTATGTAATGCCGGGGATGTGCCTCCGAGCCGAGCAGCTCGTGCATTTCATCCTCGGTGACGATCTCCTCGGTGGGCGGCCTCCCCACCAGCTCCATCCTGCCCCACGTGTCCATCCTCTACGGGCGTGCGGCCGAAAGCCTATAAACTGTTGGCAGCGGGGGCGGGGGTTATTTTGAAATATGCCGGATGCGGGGGGCCCGTATGACTGTGGCATATGTGCTGATAAAGTGCGACCTTGGCGCCGAGGAGGACGTGGCAGGAGCCCTCAAGGAGATGGAGGAGGTCCTCTGGGTGGACCAAACGTACGGCGCCTACGACCTGCTCGCCAAGGTGGAGGCCTCAAACGTGGAGAAGCTCAAGGAGTTCCTCTCGAGGAACGTCCAGGGGGCGGACAAGGTGCGCTCGACTCTTACCGTGAACAGAAGGGGATAGATCAGTCTTTGGGGCTCTTGCGCGGCCTAGTGCTCAGGTAGAACGCGTGCGCGCTTATCAAAAACCCCGAG
Coding sequences within it:
- a CDS encoding tyrosyl-tRNA synthetase (COG0162); protein product: MDTWGRMELVGRPPTEEIVTEDEMHELLGSEAHPRHYIGLEISGFLHLGSLVSTGYKVNDLAKAGVDCTIFLADWHTMINDKLGGDMDRIARVADYYRRAFGAVCPTAEIITGTDLYDEHPEYWTELVRFTMHMPLARTMRALTIMGRSEDAEKLDLGKLIYPAMQAVDIHFLDVDIAHAGMDQRRIHMLVREIYPKMGWKVPVALHQRLLPGLSRPADSSAPAKMSKSDPGSGIFMHDTSDEVRSKIRKAWCEEKNTKNNPLLEIARQIIFHENKTMEVERPEKFGGNASYAGYAELEAAFGSGDLHPSDLKSSVARYVVPLVEGLADKASPGEEIRGIMGSRG
- a CDS encoding transcriptional regulator (COG1522), coding for MTVAYVLIKCDLGAEEDVAGALKEMEEVLWVDQTYGAYDLLAKVEASNVEKLKEFLSRNVQGADKVRSTLTVNRRG